TGAAAGCCAATAGTTGGATAATGACTGTTTATTGTTTTTGCTAAGCTGACAAGTGGCGCAATATCTTTTGTAGGATTATCATTGTGGCCAGGAACAATAAGTGGTGCAAGAAGAACTGCCAGACCAATTCGTTGTGCATAGGCAACCATCTCCAGAACTTTTTGTGTTGGGTACATTCGTCCCGAGAGTGTATTATTCGTTGTTTCATCAAGCGAATTTAAGGAGAGATTAATTCTTGTAAGTCCTGCTTGGTGTAACGTATCGATGAGTTCTGTAGTGAGAAGCGTTCCGTTAGTATTTATGGAAATAACCTCGCAGTTTGGAATGGTAGAAAGTTCTTGTAGCAAGTCTTCTAAGAAAGGATACAACAGGGGTTCGCCATGTGGCCCAATGTTAAATTCTACTGGGTGTGTTTTGTTTTGTGCTAGTTTTGTTGCTTCAGCCACTAAATACTCAGGATCAATAAGAACATCGTGTGTTTTTTTGTTCACACCTTCATCTACGCTACAATAAATACAGTTCAGATTACAACCAGTAAGTGGTTTGAGTTCTAAGACATTCGTATTTCTATCAATAATACCAAATTCACTACTTCCTACAAGAGGTATTTCACTTGCTCCATCAATAAAAATAATTTTTTTTCCATTAAGCAGATGAGTCATATTGCGTAAACCGTTTTCCAAAATTCTGTTGAGT
This DNA window, taken from Candidatus Woesearchaeota archaeon, encodes the following:
- a CDS encoding radical SAM protein, whose protein sequence is MALIEFSRFSFQVDGNQIHATYGKRYRFTTPLEEFTSIDSNVVINMSSIDFPNTSEKSADNKLNRILENGLRNMTHLLNGKKIIFIDGASEIPLVGSSEFGIIDRNTNVLELKPLTGCNLNCIYCSVDEGVNKKTHDVLIDPEYLVAEATKLAQNKTHPVEFNIGPHGEPLLYPFLEDLLQELSTIPNCEVISINTNGTLLTTELIDTLHQAGLTRINLSLNSLDETTNNTLSGRMYPTQKVLEMVAYAQRIGLAVLLAPLIVPGHNDNPTKDIAPLVSLAKTINSHYPTIGFQKFLLYKGGRNPVSEVSFEAFHELLTPFETEDFILTPHKDYNPFKIYEDKTVDKPLHKNDVVKMRIVAPGREKNERLCVAANRVITVRGLYQDKGTAKIKIVRDKHNIYLGVPA